The segment CTACGGAAAGAAAAAGAAATCGAGGAGCAACTGGAACTCGACTATCAGAAATGGAAACGCCTGTGTTTCTACTTCGGAGACGAAAAGGGAAAAACATTCCGAAACATTGCCCAAAGTTTCGTCTTAAAGGAGTTGTTGCATGGCGCCAACTACTATCTGAAGCGGTTAACCGACCGTTATGAACTGGAATGTCAGGCCGGTTCACTGACAATTCTGCTCCGTGACTTTTATCAAGGAGGAACAGCCCGTCCGGCAAGTACGCTTTCCGGAGGCGAAAGTTTCCTAGTCTCGCTGGCATTAGCCTTAGGATTATCCTCGATCAGCCAGCAAAGTCTATCGGTAGATACGCTTTTCATCGACGAAGGATTTGGAACACTCAGCGAAGGATACTTGCAGACCGTCATGGATACACTGGAAAAACTGCATCAGCTGGGCGGTAAGAAAGTAGGAATCATCAGTCACGTTTCCGGACTACGCGAACGGATCAAGGCACAGATACAAGTCCGTCGCATCGATAATTCACGGAGTGAAATTATTACTCTGTTGGATGAATGATTTTACTCACGAAATCTCTTTACGAAACTCACGAGAATCCGTTTTGATTCCCGGGAAAGTCAAAACCGATTCTCGAGGGTTTTGTAAACAGGATAAAAAACAGTTTTGTACCTTTGCCGTCGATTTCAAATCTACTGTCTATGGTAAATGTATATGAAGAACGATTAGGAACCGACCGGATGTTGCCGCTGATATTCCGAATGGCATTACCGGCTATCGCCGCTCAGTTAGTCAATCTTCTATATAACCTAGTAGACCGGATTTATATCGGTCACATTCCTGAAATCGGCACCAACGCCTTGGCTGGCGTCGGAGTTACCAGCTCAATCATTATCCTGATATCATCCTTTTCTGCCATTGTAGGAGCCGGAGGTTCACCATTGGCAGCCATGGCTTTAGGGCAGGGCGACCGGGTTCGCGCCGGAAAGATCCTCGGAAACGGATTTATTCTGCTTATCATCTTTACACTGCTTACTTCGCTCACGACATACCTGTTCATGCGCCCTTTGTTGTTCTTGACCGGAGCTTCAGAACAGACGATCGGATATGCGGTCGATTATCTTTCCGTTTACCTGATCGGTACGCTCTTTGTAGAACTCTCGGTAGGTCTGAATGCATTTATCAATACACAAGGGCGACCAGCCATAGCCATGTATTCAGTTCTGATTGGAGCCATCCTGAACATTCTGCTAGATCCGCTGTTTATTTTCGTATTCGGACTCGGGGTAAAAGGAGCAGCCCTGGCAACCATTCTATCGCAAGCCTGCAGTGCCGCCTGGGTGATTTCCTTCCTGACCTCTCATCGTGCTTCTCTCAAACTGGAAAGGCGTTATATGAAGTTACAGAAAGAAATTGTCCTGTCTATTTTAGCCTTGGGCGTCTCTCCTTTCATCATGGCCAGCACAGAAAGCTTAGTCGGATTCGTATTAAACGGAAGTCTAAAACACTTCGGAGACATTTATGTCAGCGCGTTGGCTATCATGCAAAGTGCCATGCTAATCGTCAGTGTTCCGTTAGCCGGATTTGCTCAAGGATTCGTACCTATTGTCAGTTACAATTATGGCCATCTCTATAAAGAGCGGGTCAAGTCGTGTTTCAAGATTGTACTGATTGTCATGTTTTCATTCAATATGCTTCTGATACTTGCCATGATTCTCTTTCCGGAGATCCTGGCAACTGCCTTTACCAGTGATCCGCAACTGATTGCTGTCGTTGAGCAATTCATGCCGATCTTTCTGGCAGGAATGACAATCTTTGGTTTGCAACGAGCCTGCCAGAACATGTTCGTTGCCTTAGGACAAGCCAAGGTTTCCGTTTTTATAGCCCTGCTCCGAAAGGTCTTTTTACTCATACCTTTAGCATTAATTCTCCCCCATTTCATGGGAGTAACCGGCGTCTTTGCTGCCGAAGCCTTTTCGGATGCGACAGCGGCTATCTGCTGTACACTGATTTTCTCTGTACAATTTCCGAAGATTCTAAAACGGATGAAAAAGAATCTAAGTGAAGCCTACTAAATTCATTCATCATTATATAATTCACATCATCATGCAACATACAAAAGATCTGACCTGTGTCGACTGCGGAACACAGAACTGTAAATACAAAGACCGGACTTATCCGGATTTCTGTCTTACCACCAACTTAAAAGAAGAAGATATGCAATGGGCACTGGAACGCTACGAAGAAGAACGGAATCATGAAATCATGGTAGCCAGTGCCGAAGTGGAATACGAAGGATACGGTAAATGGACACGGGTACAGGAAATCATGGAGTTTGCCCGAAAGATACAAGCTCATAAAATAGGTATCGCTAATTGTATCGGACTGATCCACGAGGCTCGTATTTTTGCCCGCATCCTCCGGGCTAACGGATTCGAAGTGTATTCAGTTATTTGTAAGGTAGCAGGGAAAGCCAAATCATCTATCGGCATTCCGAAAGCCTGTGAATCGATTGGGGCAGCCATGTGTAACCCGATCCTTCAGGCACGACTGCTGAATGAAGCCCAAACGGACCTGAATGTAGTAATCGGCTTATGTGTCGGACACGACAGTTTATTCTATAAATATTCCGAGGCATATACAACAACACTGATTACGAAAGACCGCGTCACCGGAAATAATCCGGCAGCTCCTCTCTATACAGCCCATTCGTATTATCGGAAGAAATTCAACCTGGACGAGCCGAAAATAAGTCACCCGTCAGCGGAGGGCTCAAACGAAAATTTGCCCAAATAAAGCGGAAAATGTAACTTTGCCATATTTAAATCGTGTTAGAGAAGATAAGATGAAAGTTTGTATTGCCGAAAAACCGAGTGTGGCTCGTGAAATAGCCGAGGTATTAGGGGCTACGGAAAAGAAGAATGGATACATCGAAGGGAACGGATATCAGGTAACCTGGACATTCGGTCATTTGTGTACCCTTAAGGAACCGCACGATTATACACCCGACTGGAAACGGTGGTCGTTGTCTTCTCTGCCGATGGTTCCGCCACGTTTCGGTATCAAACTAATCAGTAATCCAACCTACGAACAACAGTTTAAGATCATCGAAGGTCTGATGCAAAAGGCTGAAATGATCATCAACTGCGGAGATGCCGGGCAGGAAGGAGAATTGATCCAACGATGGGTAATGCAAAAAGCCGGAGCCAAATGTCCGGTTTATCGTTTATGGATTTCTTCACTGACAGAAGAAGCCATCCGCGAAGGTTTTCAGAAGCTGAAGGAACAAGCCGAGTTTAACCGGCTGTATGAAGCAGGATTGTCACGGGCTATTGGCGACTGGCTGTTAGGAATGAATGCCACCCGTCTTTATACATTACGCTACGGGCAAAACAAACAGGTGCTTTCTATCGGGCGTGTTCAAACACCAACGCTGGCACTCATCGTCAACCGGCAGGAAGAAATAGAGAATTTCAAGCCGGAGCCTTATTGGGAGCTGAAGACAGTCTATAGGGACGTAACATTCTCAGCTACCAAAGGAAAATTCACCCAAAAGGAAGAAGGCGAGAAATTCCTCGAAACCGTGCGGACATCCGACTTTACGGTGACGGACGTTTCTACGAAAAAAGGAAAGGAATATGCACCGCGTCTCTTCGACCTGACTTCTCTCCAGGTGGAATGTAACAAGAAGTATGCTTTCACGGCAGACGATACGTTGAAGCTTATCCAATCGCTCTACGAAAAGAAAGTTACAACCTACCCTCGTGTAGATACTACCTTCTTAAGTGATGATATTTATCCGAAGGTACCCAATACCCTGAACGGCTTAGTGGACTACGGCGAACTGGTGGCTCCGTTGAAAGGAATCAAGTTACCGAAAAGCAAACGAGTTTTTGATAATTCCAAGGTAACCGATCACCACGCCATTATTCCGACAGGCGTTCCTGCGCGGAATTTATCAGACAACGAACGGAAGGTATATGACTTAGTGGCACGACGTTTTATTGCAGCTTTTTACCCCGACTGTGAGATCTCTACAACAACAGTCATGGGAAAAGTGGAAAAAGTAGAATTCAAAGTCACCGGAAAACAAATCCTGAAACCAGGCTGGCGTGTCGTTTTCGGGGCAGATCAGAAAGATCCGGATGCAGATCCGAATCAGCAGGATGAAGAAAAAGTTTTACCGGACTTTGTAATCGGAGAAAGTGGTCCGCATCAACCGCTGCTGAAAGAAACGTGGACAACTCCACCCAAGCCCTATACGGAAGCGACACTCTTACGGGCCATGGAAACAGCCGGTAAGTTAGTGGACAATGACGAATTACGCGATGCTTTGAAAGAGAACGGAATTGGTCGTCCGTCTACCCGTGCCGCCATTATCGAAACCCTGTTCAAACGAAATTATATTCGCAAAGAACGCAAGAGTCTGTTCCCGACAGCCACGGGAACGGAATTGATTCATGTAATTCAAGAAGAACTACTGAAAAGTGCAGAACTAACCGGCTTATGGGAGAAAAAACTGCGCCAGATAGAAAAAGGTTCGTATGAAGCACGTACCTTCTTAGAAGAATTAAAACAGATGGTCAATCAAATCGTCATCAATGTTCTCTCTGATCAAAGCGGGCGCAGCATTACCATCGAACAAAAAAAGGCAGAAGAAGAAAAGCCGAAAAAGAATAAAGCCGTTTCTGCATCCAAGGAAACTGGAGAAAAGAAACCACGCAAGCCTCGTAAAAAGGCAGAGAATGCTCCTGCCGTCTGCCCGGTTTGTCATAAAGGGACGTTACTTCGGGGGAAAACCGCCTATGGTTGTTCCGAATATAAAAACGGCTGTACATTCCGGCTCGATTATGCGACCTATGGAGAAAACCTGACGAATGAGCAGTTAACACAAATCGTCAATCAATATACTTCAGAGCAAAAATCATAATTTAATACCCATAAAAAAGAGGATGAGTGACCTCATCCTCTTTTCTTCCCTATGTTATTTCCGATTATTTGATCATATCAAATCCTGTATAAGGAACCAGTGCCTTCGGAATACGGATACCTTCTTCCGTCTGGTTATTTTCCAACAAGGCAGCCACAATACGCGGTAATGCCAAAGCACTACCATTCAACGTATGGCACAACTGGATCTTTTTATCAGCATCACGATAACGACATTTCAAGCGATTAGCCTGGTATGTATCGAAATTAGAAACTGAACTGACTTCCAACCAGCGTTTCTGGGCTTCTGAATATACTTCAAAGTCATAACAGATAGCGGCTGTAAAACTGATATCACCACCACACAGACGTAAAATACGATACGGAAGTTCCAGCTTCTGCAACAGACCTTCTACATGATCTAACATTTCCTGATGTGACTGTCTGGAATGTTCCGGCTTGTCAATACGAACCAATTCTACCTTTGAGAATTCATGCAGACGATTCAAACCACGTACATCCTTACCATACGAACCTGCTTCACGACGGAAACACTGTGTATAGGCACAATTCTTGATCGGCAACTGCTTTTCATCCAGGATAACATCCCGATAGATATTTGTAACCGGAACTTCGGCAGTCGGGATCAGATACAAATCATCCAGATTACAATGATACATCTGGCCTTCTTTATCTGGTAACTGACCTGTACCATAACCTGAAGCAGCATTCACAACCGTCGGCGGCATTACTTCAATATAACCGGCACTGCGAGCTTCATCCAGGAAGAAATTGATCAACGCACGCTGCAACCGTGCACCCTGACCGATATAAACCGGGAATCCGGCTCCTGTAATCTTTACACCCAGATCAAAATCAATCAAATTGTATTTCTTAGCCAGCTCCCAATGAGGCAATGCATTCTTAGGCAATTCTGTTTCCATTCCACCCATCTTGACAACCAGGTTATCCTCAGCTCCATTTCCTTCAGGAACTTCATCGTAAGGAACATTCGGAATGGTGTAAAGCAGATTCTGCATATCTTCAGCAGCCTGATCCATTTCAGTCTGTAAAGCCTTATTGCCTTCTTTAATTTCCGATACTTTTTTCTTGGCAGCTTCAGCCTCATCTTTCTTGCCTTCTTTCATCAGGCCGCCAATGGACTTAGAAAGCTGATTGACTTCAGACAAGTTCTTATCTAATTGGTTTTGCGCACTTTTTCTCTTTTCATTCAGTTCGAGTACCTGCGCAATCGTCTCTTTCGCATTTTTGAAGTGCTTTTTCTCCAGACCTGCAATGACTTTCTCGGTCTGTTCTGTAATCATTTTTAGAGTCAACATATCCTGTCTCTGTTTATTGTTACTTTTTTACTGGATGCAAAGGTACATCTTAAAGAAGAATCTCACAAAGTTTTTCAACAATTAATCATTCTATCTCTTTACTTTACCCGTCCGCCACACATCCAGGTACGCATATAATAAGGTTCACTCAGATTACTAACCATCACTCCTTTCGATGTACTGGTATGAATGAACTTGCCATTCTTCAGATAAATTCCCACATGATTAGGCTTTCTTTTACGCCCTCGTCCGGTATAGAAAAAGACCAGATCGCCTTCTTTTAGCTTGCTCCGGCTGATTTTCTTGCAATCCTTCTTCAGCATCTCGGCCGACGAACGTGACAGACGTTTATGATAAACCTCCCGATAAACAATGGCTACGAATCCGGAGCAATCTATCCCTTTCTTGGTTTGTCCACCCAAGCGGTGCGGAACCCCAATCCAGCGTGCCCCTTCGTTGTATAAAAAGATATTATCATATTCGGTAATCTTTACGCCATAAATGCGTCCTAGTTCTTTAGGCCCTTTGAAATCGGCCGGCAAAGAAACAGTCTCCATTTTACGACTGCCACAGGATGTCAGCAACAACAATCCCAAAATCCAGATTAGATAACCAGCCATGAATCTTTTATATATTTCTTTTTCAATCATTGCTTTTTCACTCATACCTACAAACGTTTGTCAGTTCTATCAGCAAAAATAAAGATAATCTCCCAACCTCATACTTTTACTTGAATAAATATCCATTGCATTGTATAAAAACGAACAATCCACTATCTTTGTTCTGGTTATGACTTCTTTTAATTCTTATTTATATTCATCTGAAAAGCATATGCGTATGAGAAAAATAATGTATAGCACACTGACCTTCCTCTGTATAAGCTCCCTGATTTCGGCACAGGTCACCGAACGAGAAAGACCGGCATCCTGGGACCAGTTCGTGGAAGGAGGACGTTTTGCCGACCGTTTTCTTCCTATGCCTGACGGTAAGTTGAGTTCCGATACCTGGGGAGCACAGCAAGTTATTCCCCGCTTTATTGACAATGGCATAGAAGATCAGGTCCGTTCTTATTGGGGAGGCAACATATTAAAAGGTGATGATGGGAAATATCATCTCTTTGTCTGTGGCTGGCGGGAAGACTCTCCCAAAGGACATCACGAATGGCCTAACTCCATCGTCTACCATACAGTTTCGGACAATCGGTTCGGACCGTACCACATCCAAGATACCATCGGTCCGGGCCATAATCCAGAAGCTTTTAAAACACGGTCCGGGAAATATGTTATATATGTAATCGACCATTATTACCTGGCAGACAACATAAACGGGCCCTGGACCAGACAGACTTTAGACTTTGATCCAAGAGATCGGAAAATCATTGAAGGTTTGTCAAACCTTACTTTTACTCAACGTGAAGACGGTTCCTATCTGATGATTTGTCGCGGAGGTGGTGTATGGATCAGTCAAACCGGATTATCTACCTACAACCAAATCAGCGACCAACGTATTTATCCCCCAGTCGAAGGAGAATTTGAAGATCCGGTTGTATGGAGAGACTCGGTACAATATAACGCAATTGTCAACGACTGGTTAGGTCGTGTTGCCTTTTACCTCCGTTCGAAAGATGGCGTCAGATGGGTAACAGATCCAGGTGAAGCCTATATGCCGGGAATTGCCGTTCATAAAGACGGGACCAAAGAGAACTGGTTCAAGTATGAACGGATAAAAATCTTTCAGGATGAACAGGGGCGAGCAATCCAGGCAAATTTTGCCGTTATTGATACCTTGAAGAACGAAGATAAGCCTAACGACCGGCATAGTTCCAAGAACATCTGCCTCCCGCTGAATCCGGGAGTCCTGATGACATTACTGGACAAAAAGCCCATTACTCCTCAGACGAAAGAAATTCGCCTGCTGATCAAAGTAGAACCAGAATTTGATCCACAAACAGATATAGATATTTCCTCTTTGCGTTTCGGAGCTTCCACAGAAGTCAATTTTGGCAGAGGCTGTAAACCGATTCGGACGGAGAAATCAGGGAAAGACCTGATTGTCATCTTCGACGGACAGGGAAACGGCATTACGGAAGAGGAATTTGCGCCTAAACTTATCGGGAAGAAAAAGGATGGCAGCATGCTGTTCGGTTACACCCGCCTGCCTTGGGTTAAATACATCGAACCAATTCTCTCTGCCCGCAAACCATCAGTCGTAACATCCGACGGAAAGTCTATGATAAAAGTGGAGGTCGAAAACTTTGGTCAGATAGCTTCTACACCTACAGTCTTGTACATTTACGGGAATATTGGGGGAAAAGAAAAATTAATCGGGCAAACGAAACTGGCTGCCATAAAACCGTATCAGAAAGAATCTGTTGAAATCAAATCGAAACAATCCTTGGATATCGCTGCTGATTATTCGTTGCGAGTAGCCTTCGGTAAGGACTAATATTCAATGAGTCTTACATCTTCATCCATACAGGCCTGTATTTTAATACTACAAAAAGGAAATACAGGCCTGTAATTTATAGAACCGATACCATGAAAAAGAAATCATTAAAGAAAAACGCACTTTCTATTTTGATTTTACTGGCTTTATCGTTTCTTTTGTAACCGAAAACATTCAATTCTTTTACACATGAAAAAGTTATGTTTATGCTGTACTGCATTTTTGTCGTTATGGGTACAGCCTTTCTTCGCTCAGAAAGCCGTCGTTGATAAAATCATTGAAATCGGACACCAGGATAATCAGGCCGCACACCAGCTGGATATACTGACCAACCGTTTTGGCGGACGCCCCATCGGGTCGGATGCGTATGAGAATGCCGCCGAATGGATGGTACGTGAATACAAAAAGTGGGGACTGGATGTTCATCTGGAAGAAGCCGGCGAACTCTCGGTCGGTTTTAACCGCGGACCGTGGTTTGGGAAGCTGTTGAGCCACGACCATGGAATGACTCTCCATTTCGCTACTCCTTCATACACTTCGGGGACGAAAGGGGTGCAGCGCGGTCATGTCTTGATGGAACCCCGTACCGACCAGGAATTCGAGCGCATCAAACTCAAGTTGAAAGGTGCTTGGGTCCTGATCTCCGGCACAAACAACGGCTGGCCAATCGACAGGACAGCGCAGGCTGATTCTATCCGGCAGGCTATCAAACAAGAGAATAAGGAAATCGACCAAAAGAATGCCGAACTCAGGAAAAGAAACTGGGAGAAAGGTGAAAACAACGAGATGCTTCCTTACAAGGAATTCCCGGCTCTTTACTACCATGAGATGATCGAAGCCGGCGCCTTAGGATTCATCCAGTCATCGGAAGTACCTATCCGTGCGCTTTATGACCGGAAGATGATTGACAGCATGACGTTCGATAACCTGCCCGAAGTACCTGACATCAAACTCGACAAGCATCAGTTCGACATCATCGCCCAGATGGTAAAAGAACGGCGGGAAGACTTCTTGCTGGAGTTCGATATCCGCAATCATTTCAAGCTCGGACCGATCAAATACCACAACGTGGTGGCGTCGATACGGGGAAGCAAATATCCGGATGAACAGGTCATCGTCTGCGGACACTTGGATGCTTTTGATACCGGCACAGGCGGCGTCGACTGTGGTACAGGGATTACCCCGATGATGGAAGCGGCCCGTATGTTGGCGTTGTCGGGAGCAAAGCCCAAGAGGACCATCCTCTTCATCGCCTTTGCCGGGGAAGAATTCGGACTGTTAGGGTCGAAAGCCTATTGCGAGAAACATCAGCAGGAATTACCGAAGATTATGAATGTATTCAACCGCGACGGCGGGCCGGAACCTCCCGTCGGAATAGCTGTCTCGCAGGCGATGTATGATGATTTCGTCAAGATAACCCAACCCATCCAGAAGGTACGGGCGGACATTCCGTTTGAAGTGACTGTGCGGCCTCCGCGCAAACGGCCGAAGGTAGCGGGTGGCACCGATTCGGAAGTGTTTGCCACCTACGGCGTCCCAACATACGGATTTACCACAAAAGACGTCAAAGGGTATAATTTCAACTATGGGGAAATATGGCATACCGAACGCGATCTGTTTACCAAAAACATCCCGGAATATCTGGGGCATACGGCAACCGCCACCGCCATCACCGTCTTAGGGGTAGCCAACCTCGACAAGCCTCTGCCTCGGGAAGGGGTCTATGAAGAGAATTAAGAATTAAGAATTAAGAATTAAGAATTAAGAATTGAAAATTGAGAATTGACAATTACAGACACAATATTAGGCACGGATTTCACGGAAAACACGGTTTAAAATAAATATTTACCGTGTTAATCCGCTGAATCCGTACCTTTTTAATTCTCAATTGTCAATTATCAATCTAAAAACAGGCAATATCACTAGTGATCCGGGACAAAAAATTCATTTACAAGGCAAGATCACACCTGATCTGCTGTCCAAAATCTATTTACAAAAGAAAATCACAGGTGGTCCGATACTGAAAACCCGCCCAAGGTAGCAGACCACAGGTACGCTTCAATTCATAATTTTCACCTTGTTTTGTCTCTGAAAGGTATAAGCTCCGCAAAATAGCGTCGGTATTGTCCTATCACGATGTGAGCAAATTAAATAAAAAATAATTGACAGTAAACATATTTGGCCGTAATTTTTCAGATTGCAAGCTTTATAACCATTCCGGCCTGCCTGGAAAAGAACCCAGGCGGACCGACGATCGCGTCAATCTGACGCCTGCAGTCTCCGCCTGTATTCCATGGGAGAAACAGCATGATGCTTCTTGAAAAACTTGCAGAAGGCAGCCTGATCGGAAAAATGCAGCTCTTCGGCAATCTGGCTGACGGGGATGCTCTCATCGTCGAGGCGCTCGGTGGCCCGCTTGATCAGTTCGTCGCAAATCACTTCGTGCGGCGTCTTGCCCAAAACCTCCTTGACCAAGCGCGAAAGATGCTTCGCCGAGATGCAGAGTTTCTCGGCGTAGAAGTCCGTTTGATGCTCGACCGACACATGCTGCCAGACGAGCTTCATGAAATCCATCATCACCCTATCGCGTTTGCAAATTACCGGTGGCAACTGATTATCCGTCCGGCTCCGCTCCAGCATAATCTGTCCCACCTCGAGCATGAAACTCTTGAAATAGACCAACAGCAGTTCACGCCGGTAGGCATGGCCGAGCGACATCAACGCCGACTCGAATAATTCCATCTGCCGGGCCAGGCGTCCAAATTGCTCGTCGTTGAGTTGCAAAACCGGAAAGTGGAGGCGATCTACCAGATAATGATCCGGTCCGGGGCGCAGATTCTTGAGTGAATCTTTGGCAAAGGTATAATTCGGAATCAGGCACCACGCCTGCAGGTCGGTACTAAAGTCAAGAAATTCGATTTGCACTCCTTCCAGCAGGTCGAGAAAAGCATTTGCCCGCATCTCATGAAATTCATCGTCAATACGAAGGCTGAGGCAGCCTGTCCGGACCAGGAGAAACAGGCGGAGATCCGTCATCTTCCGGCCGATGAGCCGGACCAGTTCACGCGAAGTCAGCAGCAAGACACAACCGTCGAGACTGCATGTAGAAGGGAAAAGAGGGAAAAGTTCTTTTTGTGTCATCATCATCTATTCATTCAACAAATATTCTTTGCCTGTCTCGCCCGCCAATAAGGAGAAGCCAACAGAAACAGGCATCACGCAGGCAAAGGTATAAAGCCCTTGTCTGATATGGACAAATGGATGCGCTAAATAGACATACCGTTTGCTAATAAATTCTAATACAGTTCCATTTGGACAAATGCTTGGGTTGTTTGACCAAATAGAGGCCATCGGTTCGCTTTTATTTTTGCGCACTAAGAACTACAAACAAACGAAACATGAAGGCAAAAAGTTATTTAGTTTTAGGTTTAGGCTGCGTGCTGCTACTGGCGGGATGCCAGAACCAAACACTCCAGCAAGGAAGCTCGACCGACTATCCGCTTCTGACATTGAAACCGGAAGACCGGCAGTTGTCGGTAAAATACTCGGCTGTAATCGAAGGAAAACAAGATGTAGAAATCCGTCCGCAGGTCTCAGGAACCATTACCGAAGTCTACGTGGAAGAAGGTGCCCGAGTAAGAAAAGGGCAAGTCTTGTTCGTCATTGACCAGGTACCTTATCAGGCGGCCTTGAAGCAGGCGGAAGCCTCCGTCGCCACGGCCGAAGCGAATGAGGCCACAGCCAAGCTGACCCTCGAAGGAAAAGAATCCCTTTATCAGGACAAAGTGATCTCTGATTTTGAACTGCGGACGGCCCGTAACAACTACCGGAGCGCTCAGGCGGCTCTGATGCAGGCCCAGGCAGAACTGATTAATGCCCGCAATAACCTCTCCTATACCGAAGTCAAAAGCCCGGTCGACGGGTATGCCGGCATGACTTCCTATCGTATCGGAGCGCTCGTGAGCTCGAGCATGACCGACCCGCTGATCCGGGTTTCAGACAACTCGCAGATGTATGTCTACTTCTCCATGTCGGAAAAGCAGGTGCTTTCGCTCACCGCCCAATACGGCTCGCTCGACAGCGCCCTCCTCTCCTTCCCGCCCATCCAGCTGCAACTGAATGACGGGTCGACCTATCCGCACACCGGGAAAATAGACGTCATCAGCGGACTGATCGACAAGACAACCGGAACCGTCAGCCTGCGTGCCCTGTTCGACAACCAGGAGAAACGGCTCATGAGCGGAGGCTCGGCCAATGTGGTGATTCCATACCAGCAACAGCAATGCATCGTTATCCCCCAAGGTGGTACATACGAGATCCAAAACAAGATATTTG is part of the Parabacteroides sp. AD58 genome and harbors:
- a CDS encoding M20/M25/M40 family metallo-hydrolase yields the protein MKKLCLCCTAFLSLWVQPFFAQKAVVDKIIEIGHQDNQAAHQLDILTNRFGGRPIGSDAYENAAEWMVREYKKWGLDVHLEEAGELSVGFNRGPWFGKLLSHDHGMTLHFATPSYTSGTKGVQRGHVLMEPRTDQEFERIKLKLKGAWVLISGTNNGWPIDRTAQADSIRQAIKQENKEIDQKNAELRKRNWEKGENNEMLPYKEFPALYYHEMIEAGALGFIQSSEVPIRALYDRKMIDSMTFDNLPEVPDIKLDKHQFDIIAQMVKERREDFLLEFDIRNHFKLGPIKYHNVVASIRGSKYPDEQVIVCGHLDAFDTGTGGVDCGTGITPMMEAARMLALSGAKPKRTILFIAFAGEEFGLLGSKAYCEKHQQELPKIMNVFNRDGGPEPPVGIAVSQAMYDDFVKITQPIQKVRADIPFEVTVRPPRKRPKVAGGTDSEVFATYGVPTYGFTTKDVKGYNFNYGEIWHTERDLFTKNIPEYLGHTATATAITVLGVANLDKPLPREGVYEEN
- a CDS encoding AraC family transcriptional regulator, which gives rise to MMTQKELFPLFPSTCSLDGCVLLLTSRELVRLIGRKMTDLRLFLLVRTGCLSLRIDDEFHEMRANAFLDLLEGVQIEFLDFSTDLQAWCLIPNYTFAKDSLKNLRPGPDHYLVDRLHFPVLQLNDEQFGRLARQMELFESALMSLGHAYRRELLLVYFKSFMLEVGQIMLERSRTDNQLPPVICKRDRVMMDFMKLVWQHVSVEHQTDFYAEKLCISAKHLSRLVKEVLGKTPHEVICDELIKRATERLDDESIPVSQIAEELHFSDQAAFCKFFKKHHAVSPMEYRRRLQASD
- a CDS encoding efflux RND transporter periplasmic adaptor subunit, whose amino-acid sequence is MKAKSYLVLGLGCVLLLAGCQNQTLQQGSSTDYPLLTLKPEDRQLSVKYSAVIEGKQDVEIRPQVSGTITEVYVEEGARVRKGQVLFVIDQVPYQAALKQAEASVATAEANEATAKLTLEGKESLYQDKVISDFELRTARNNYRSAQAALMQAQAELINARNNLSYTEVKSPVDGYAGMTSYRIGALVSSSMTDPLIRVSDNSQMYVYFSMSEKQVLSLTAQYGSLDSALLSFPPIQLQLNDGSTYPHTGKIDVISGLIDKTTGTVSLRALFDNQEKRLMSGGSANVVIPYQQQQCIVIPQGGTYEIQNKIFAYKVVDGKAVSTPIEVFEINNGKEYIVESGLQAGDVIVSKGAGLLKDGTVISASATAATEPNTEEE